Proteins encoded by one window of Nocardia goodfellowii:
- the msrA gene encoding peptide-methionine (S)-S-oxide reductase MsrA translates to MTDTRKAILAGGCFWGMQDLIRRQPGVLSTRVGYTGGRNDHPTYRNHPGHAEAVEISYDPAQTDYRALLEFLFQIHDPTTKDRQGNDIGSSYRSAIFYLDDEQKRVAQETIADVEASGLWPGKVVTEVTPAGPFWEAEPEHQDYLERFPDGYTCHFPRPGWKLPKRAATQ, encoded by the coding sequence GTGACCGACACGCGCAAAGCGATCCTGGCCGGCGGCTGCTTCTGGGGCATGCAGGACCTGATCCGCAGGCAGCCCGGAGTGCTGTCGACCCGGGTCGGCTACACCGGCGGGCGGAACGACCACCCCACCTACCGCAACCATCCGGGGCACGCGGAAGCCGTGGAGATCAGCTACGACCCCGCGCAGACCGACTACCGGGCGCTGCTGGAGTTCCTGTTCCAGATCCACGATCCGACCACCAAGGACCGGCAGGGCAACGATATCGGCAGCAGCTACCGCTCCGCCATCTTCTATCTCGATGACGAGCAGAAGCGGGTAGCCCAGGAGACCATCGCCGACGTCGAAGCCTCCGGCCTGTGGCCCGGCAAGGTCGTCACCGAGGTGACCCCGGCCGGTCCGTTCTGGGAGGCCGAACCGGAGCACCAGGATTACCTGGAGCGCTTCCCGGACGGCTACACCTGCCACTTCCCCCGGCCCGGCTGGAAACTGCCGAAGCGGGCGGCGACGCAGTAG
- a CDS encoding DUF4440 domain-containing protein, with protein sequence MSIEHDSIVGEVRVQHEDLARWLGAPDAADALAAFTGQLHADFSMVALDGAVVSRAPLVTGLAGAGGSTPGLTIDITDIDVLHRSADCAVVRFTEVHHRPEGPAERRTTALLVPDPQARNGLRWRTVHETTVTS encoded by the coding sequence GTGAGCATCGAACACGACTCGATCGTCGGCGAGGTACGCGTCCAGCACGAGGACCTGGCCCGCTGGCTGGGCGCGCCGGACGCGGCCGACGCGCTGGCCGCTTTCACCGGTCAGCTGCACGCGGACTTCTCCATGGTCGCCCTCGACGGAGCGGTCGTCTCCCGTGCGCCCCTGGTCACCGGGCTGGCGGGTGCGGGTGGTTCGACGCCCGGCTTGACCATCGACATCACCGACATCGACGTGCTGCACCGGTCGGCGGACTGTGCGGTGGTGCGTTTCACCGAGGTGCATCATCGCCCGGAGGGGCCCGCCGAGCGCCGCACCACCGCATTGCTGGTGCCCGATCCGCAGGCACGCAACGGTCTGCGCTGGCGCACCGTGCACGAGACCACCGTGACAAGCTGA
- a CDS encoding dihydrofolate reductase family protein, which yields MRKITAGLFISVDGVIDDPQDWHFPYFDDEMGEAVGAQLGSADTLLLGRVTYDSFAGAWPDREAAGAEDAVMAKALGDARKIVVSHQRLDFTWRNSEQLQGDLIEAVTALKQQPGATDIAMSGSPSIVRQLLAAGLLDELHLLVHPIAVRTGQRLFDEGDPIPLRLLSARTFSTGVIHTVYGPAVETASGGYDEAKVHLPQS from the coding sequence ATGAGGAAGATCACCGCAGGCCTGTTCATCTCGGTGGACGGCGTCATCGATGACCCCCAGGACTGGCACTTCCCCTACTTCGACGACGAGATGGGCGAGGCGGTGGGCGCGCAGCTCGGCTCGGCCGACACCCTGCTGCTCGGCCGAGTGACCTACGACAGTTTCGCCGGGGCTTGGCCGGACCGCGAAGCCGCCGGTGCGGAGGACGCCGTCATGGCCAAGGCGCTGGGCGACGCCCGCAAGATCGTCGTCTCGCACCAGCGGCTCGACTTCACCTGGCGCAACTCCGAACAATTGCAGGGCGATTTGATCGAGGCCGTGACGGCGCTGAAGCAGCAGCCGGGCGCCACCGATATCGCGATGAGCGGTTCTCCCTCGATCGTCCGCCAACTGCTGGCCGCCGGATTGCTCGACGAACTACATCTGCTGGTACACCCCATCGCCGTGCGCACCGGACAGCGCCTGTTCGACGAGGGCGACCCGATCCCGCTGCGCCTGTTGTCGGCGCGGACCTTCAGCACCGGCGTCATCCACACCGTGTACGGCCCGGCCGTCGAGACCGCGAGCGGCGGCTACGACGAGGCGAAAGTGCATCTCCCCCAAAGCTGA
- a CDS encoding SAM-dependent methyltransferase, translating into MGQKASVAATLEPLLRTALGDQPAIRFEFWDGSTIVPGEPRGTMRVRSKDVLSHLVWAPGELGLARAYVSGELEFEGDVFTVLRTLQQSAPHDADLGWDAAVRAIGAAGKLGALTHHPKPPPEEVRPLRGGLHTKRRDAAAISHHYDVGNDFYRLVLGASMTYSCARFVDADDTGADPANPAVSLDDAQRAKHDLICRKLGLRPGMRLLDVGCGWGSMAIHAASAYDAQVVGVTISNEQAELARKRVIAAGLADRVEIRRSDYRDLRGEQFDAISSIGMFEHVGTKRSGEYFDTLRALLRPQGRLLNHAISSIGGSRMQKRSFIGRYVFPDGELLDVGEVVLAMERAGFEVRDVESLREHYALTLRHWVANLENDWERAVSLVGAGRARIWRLYMAASALGFEDGGLGLHQILGVVPDPQGAAAMPGNRRGWF; encoded by the coding sequence ATGGGCCAGAAAGCCAGCGTCGCCGCGACACTCGAACCGCTGCTCCGGACCGCGCTGGGCGACCAGCCCGCGATCCGGTTCGAATTCTGGGACGGCAGCACGATCGTTCCCGGCGAACCTCGCGGGACCATGCGTGTCCGCTCCAAGGACGTCCTCAGTCATCTGGTCTGGGCGCCGGGTGAACTCGGGCTGGCCCGTGCCTACGTCTCGGGCGAACTCGAATTCGAAGGTGATGTGTTCACCGTGCTGCGCACCCTGCAGCAGTCCGCGCCACACGATGCCGACCTGGGCTGGGACGCGGCCGTCCGCGCGATCGGCGCGGCCGGGAAACTCGGTGCGCTCACCCATCACCCGAAGCCGCCGCCGGAGGAGGTGCGCCCGCTGCGCGGCGGCCTGCACACCAAACGGCGGGACGCGGCCGCGATCAGCCATCACTACGACGTGGGCAACGACTTCTATCGGCTGGTACTCGGCGCGAGCATGACCTATTCGTGCGCGCGTTTCGTCGACGCCGACGACACCGGCGCGGACCCCGCGAACCCCGCGGTGTCCCTCGACGACGCCCAGCGCGCGAAGCACGACCTGATCTGCCGCAAGCTGGGCCTACGGCCCGGTATGCGCCTGCTCGACGTGGGCTGCGGCTGGGGTTCGATGGCGATACACGCGGCGTCGGCCTACGACGCCCAGGTCGTCGGCGTCACGATCAGCAACGAACAAGCCGAACTCGCGCGCAAGCGCGTCATCGCGGCGGGTCTGGCGGACCGCGTCGAAATCCGCCGCTCCGACTACCGCGACCTGCGCGGCGAGCAATTCGACGCCATCTCCTCCATCGGCATGTTCGAGCACGTCGGCACGAAACGAAGCGGCGAATACTTCGACACCCTGCGCGCCCTGCTGCGCCCGCAGGGCCGCCTGCTCAACCACGCCATCTCCTCCATCGGCGGCTCCCGCATGCAGAAGCGCTCCTTCATCGGTCGCTACGTCTTCCCCGACGGCGAACTGCTCGATGTCGGCGAAGTCGTCCTGGCCATGGAACGCGCCGGTTTCGAGGTGCGCGATGTCGAATCCCTGCGCGAGCACTACGCGCTCACGCTGCGCCACTGGGTCGCCAACCTCGAAAACGATTGGGAGCGCGCCGTTTCCCTGGTCGGAGCGGGCCGGGCCCGGATCTGGCGGCTCTACATGGCCGCCTCCGCTCTGGGTTTCGAGGACGGCGGACTCGGCCTGCACCAGATCCTCGGCGTCGTTCCCGACCCGCAGGGCGCTGCCGCGATGCCCGGCAATCGACGCGGTTGGTTCTGA
- a CDS encoding winged helix-turn-helix domain-containing protein → MKRLYFTPDDLSRVRVGAPLGALGETLLATRTVQRSRTALFEGWRSQVVTAMPENFGVLADLVPADGSFLDLITPTRGARTMSEGITALHLASREELRREVIGAANCELWPPTMRLPDWAANLPDRDNRTLSEVAAAFESFHSVAFADRWTHVQSYLDVAVDRMARTMATEGVEGLFATLAPYARWRAPVLEVATRRVCRDRHLDGRGLVLVPALFVWPEPILLHSTVDETLPLTMVVPAIRDMADFATAWGPRTPNEALNALLGRTRAAALQAIAEGCSTTELARQLGVTPATASEHASILREAGLIDSQRHRNAMRHQLTTLGAALLDGDLETGLRIA, encoded by the coding sequence ATGAAGCGGCTGTACTTCACGCCCGACGATCTGTCGCGAGTCCGCGTCGGCGCGCCGCTCGGCGCGCTCGGTGAGACGCTACTCGCCACCCGGACCGTACAGCGTTCTCGCACAGCGCTTTTCGAGGGCTGGCGCTCGCAGGTGGTCACCGCGATGCCGGAGAACTTCGGCGTCCTCGCCGATCTCGTGCCCGCCGACGGCTCGTTCCTCGACCTGATCACCCCGACCCGCGGCGCGCGGACCATGTCCGAGGGCATCACCGCGCTGCACCTGGCGTCCCGCGAGGAGCTGCGCCGCGAGGTGATCGGCGCGGCGAACTGCGAATTGTGGCCGCCGACAATGCGTCTGCCGGACTGGGCGGCGAACCTGCCGGACCGCGACAACCGCACCCTGAGCGAAGTCGCGGCCGCCTTCGAGTCCTTTCACTCGGTGGCGTTCGCCGACCGCTGGACCCATGTGCAGTCCTACCTCGACGTGGCCGTCGACCGCATGGCCCGCACGATGGCCACCGAGGGCGTCGAAGGCCTGTTCGCCACCCTCGCGCCGTACGCGCGCTGGCGCGCACCGGTGCTGGAGGTCGCCACCCGCCGGGTCTGCCGTGACCGCCACCTCGACGGCCGCGGACTGGTGCTGGTGCCCGCGCTGTTCGTGTGGCCGGAGCCGATCCTGTTGCACTCCACCGTGGACGAGACCCTGCCGCTGACCATGGTCGTGCCGGCCATCCGGGACATGGCCGACTTCGCGACGGCCTGGGGCCCGCGCACACCCAACGAAGCCCTCAACGCCCTGCTCGGCCGTACCCGTGCCGCCGCGCTGCAGGCGATCGCCGAGGGGTGCAGCACCACCGAACTCGCGCGTCAACTCGGCGTCACCCCCGCCACCGCGAGCGAGCACGCCTCGATCCTGCGGGAAGCCGGGCTGATCGACAGCCAGCGGCACCGCAACGCCATGCGGCACCAGCTGACCACGCTCGGTGCGGCTCTGCTCGACGGTGATCTCGAGACCGGTCTCCGGATCGCCTGA
- a CDS encoding FAD-dependent monooxygenase, with product MTNIDVIIVGAGPAGLTLAAELSLAGVRPLVLEKHAQPRDVPKASGIAGQILDVLRNRGILDRFEAASGNPHLPPRFPFGGVHLDLTQLADPPLRAVPLPQRDIERLLGERAQELGAEIRRGHQVVGLSQRPAAVTAEVQGPDGPYQLTAQYLVGCDGGRSRIRDLAGIEFPGTTYPEVNRVAQVSVPASVLLANGDLDIPGLGVVPAGFNRTERGMFAFAANPGGVFLQTVEDDTADYDDDEPLTMTELADSVRRVLGAELPMSEPTRLSRFTFKDRQAERYRDGRVLLAGDAAHLLPATGTALNVGMIDSVNLAWKLAAAVQGWAPAGLLDTYHEERHFGGARARQQTRAQVALRRGIDSAADALREIVQELLADEPAARRVGAMIAGTDLRYPLPDAEHHALTGTFAPDLPLRTEQGTTSVAALMPTGRPIFLDLADRPELRAIAQQWAHRVDPHTAESDTRPADALLIRPDGYIAWAAAIGEPADTAAATLRAALAYWFGSAADA from the coding sequence GTGACGAATATCGACGTGATCATCGTGGGTGCCGGTCCGGCCGGGCTGACGCTGGCCGCCGAGCTGAGTCTGGCCGGAGTCCGGCCGCTGGTGCTGGAGAAGCACGCGCAGCCCCGTGATGTGCCCAAGGCCAGCGGTATCGCCGGGCAGATCCTGGACGTGCTGCGCAACCGGGGCATTCTGGACCGTTTCGAAGCCGCCAGCGGGAATCCGCATCTGCCACCGCGCTTTCCGTTCGGCGGCGTGCATCTGGATCTCACCCAGCTGGCCGATCCGCCGCTGCGGGCCGTGCCGCTGCCGCAGCGGGACATCGAGCGACTACTCGGGGAACGAGCCCAGGAGCTCGGCGCGGAAATCCGCCGGGGCCACCAGGTGGTCGGCCTCAGCCAGCGCCCGGCCGCGGTGACCGCCGAGGTCCAGGGCCCGGACGGGCCATACCAGCTGACCGCCCAGTACCTGGTCGGTTGCGACGGCGGGCGCAGCCGGATCCGCGACCTCGCCGGAATCGAGTTCCCCGGCACCACCTATCCGGAAGTCAATCGAGTCGCGCAGGTCAGCGTGCCGGCTTCGGTACTCCTGGCGAACGGGGACCTCGACATCCCGGGACTGGGCGTGGTCCCGGCGGGCTTCAACCGGACCGAGCGCGGCATGTTCGCGTTCGCGGCCAACCCCGGCGGCGTATTCCTGCAGACCGTCGAGGACGACACCGCCGACTACGACGACGATGAGCCCCTGACCATGACCGAACTCGCCGACAGCGTGCGCCGGGTGCTGGGCGCGGAGCTGCCCATGTCGGAACCGACACGGTTGTCCCGCTTCACCTTCAAGGACCGGCAGGCCGAACGCTACCGCGACGGGCGAGTCCTGCTGGCCGGGGATGCGGCGCACCTGCTGCCCGCCACCGGCACCGCGCTCAATGTCGGCATGATCGACTCGGTCAACCTCGCCTGGAAGCTGGCGGCCGCGGTCCAGGGCTGGGCTCCGGCCGGACTGCTGGACACCTATCACGAGGAACGTCATTTCGGCGGCGCTCGCGCCCGGCAGCAGACCCGGGCACAGGTGGCGCTGCGGCGCGGCATCGACTCGGCCGCCGACGCGCTGCGCGAGATCGTGCAGGAGTTGCTCGCCGACGAGCCGGCCGCGCGCCGGGTCGGCGCCATGATCGCGGGCACCGATCTCCGCTATCCGCTGCCCGACGCCGAACATCACGCCCTGACCGGCACTTTCGCACCCGATCTCCCGTTGCGCACCGAGCAGGGCACGACCAGCGTCGCCGCGCTGATGCCCACCGGACGACCGATCTTCCTCGATCTCGCCGACCGGCCGGAACTCCGCGCGATCGCCCAGCAGTGGGCGCATCGCGTCGACCCGCACACCGCCGAGTCCGACACCCGGCCGGCCGACGCCCTGCTGATCCGCCCGGACGGCTACATCGCCTGGGCCGCCGCGATCGGTGAGCCCGCCGACACCGCCGCGGCCACGCTGCGCGCGGCGCTGGCCTACTGGTTCGGCTCAGCGGCCGACGCGTAA
- a CDS encoding alkaline phosphatase D family protein: MSLSRRAVLAFGIAGLAGAATASSARFPAPRWAGTDPFRLGVASGDPLPDGVVLWTRLAPDPLAPDGLGGMPRRPVTVDYEVAADEGFRQVVTRGSAVATRELGHSVHPEVHGLEPDRWYFYRFRAGSAISPTGRTRTAPAAGTATARMRLAVASCQSWASGYYTAYEHMSREDVDLVLHLGDYIYERAWNHRREGTPPYAFERGESVDLRGYRLRYAQVKAEQPLQAAHAAFPWLVTMDDHEVDNNWAGDNPGLGFDISALPPLFQRRRAGAFQAMYEHQPLRLAQLPSGPDMRLHRRYRFGDLAEVTMLDTRQYRSAIPCSHNPVTGCSERFATDRSILGAAQRDWLIDGLTGSPARWQLLGNQVAMGEVDTDPGPDVRVSTDAWDGYVADRNAVLGAAATRQAGNLVVLTGDKHENCAGNLRSDFARPDAPVVGAEFTGTSISTNGDGADLTEHGRRLLAANPDLKFFNAQRGYLRLTVEKSLCRTDFRVVPYVTRPGAPIDTRASYIVEDGTPGTTEA, encoded by the coding sequence ATGTCTTTGTCACGGCGCGCGGTGCTGGCGTTCGGTATCGCCGGGCTCGCGGGTGCGGCGACGGCGAGCAGCGCGCGCTTTCCGGCGCCGCGCTGGGCCGGAACCGATCCGTTCAGGTTGGGTGTGGCGTCGGGCGATCCGCTGCCCGACGGTGTGGTGCTGTGGACGCGGCTGGCTCCGGATCCGCTCGCGCCGGACGGACTCGGCGGCATGCCGCGCCGGCCGGTCACCGTGGACTACGAGGTCGCCGCCGACGAGGGCTTCCGGCAGGTCGTCACGCGCGGTTCCGCCGTCGCCACCCGCGAACTCGGGCACAGCGTGCATCCGGAAGTGCACGGGCTGGAGCCGGACCGGTGGTACTTCTACCGCTTCCGCGCCGGCTCGGCGATCTCTCCGACCGGGCGCACCCGCACCGCCCCGGCCGCCGGAACCGCCACGGCCCGAATGCGTTTGGCCGTCGCTTCCTGCCAGTCCTGGGCGTCGGGGTACTACACCGCCTACGAGCACATGAGTCGCGAGGACGTCGATCTGGTGCTGCACCTGGGCGACTACATCTACGAGCGAGCGTGGAACCACCGCCGAGAAGGCACCCCGCCCTACGCCTTCGAGCGGGGCGAGTCCGTCGACCTGCGCGGCTACCGGCTGCGTTACGCCCAGGTCAAAGCCGAGCAGCCGTTGCAAGCCGCGCACGCCGCGTTCCCCTGGCTGGTCACCATGGACGATCACGAGGTGGACAACAATTGGGCCGGTGACAATCCGGGCCTGGGCTTCGACATCTCCGCGCTGCCGCCGCTTTTCCAGCGCCGCCGGGCGGGCGCCTTCCAAGCCATGTACGAGCACCAGCCGCTGCGCCTGGCGCAACTCCCGTCCGGCCCGGATATGCGCCTGCACCGCCGCTACCGTTTCGGCGACCTCGCCGAGGTGACCATGCTCGACACCCGCCAGTACCGGTCCGCGATCCCCTGCAGCCACAATCCGGTCACCGGCTGCAGTGAGCGTTTCGCCACCGATCGCAGCATTCTGGGTGCGGCACAACGCGATTGGCTGATCGACGGACTCACCGGCTCACCCGCGCGGTGGCAGCTGCTGGGCAATCAGGTGGCGATGGGCGAGGTCGATACCGATCCGGGCCCGGATGTCCGCGTCTCCACCGACGCGTGGGACGGCTATGTCGCCGACCGCAACGCCGTGCTCGGCGCGGCCGCCACGCGGCAGGCCGGCAATCTCGTCGTCCTCACCGGCGACAAGCACGAGAACTGCGCGGGGAACCTCCGCAGCGACTTCGCCCGCCCGGACGCACCCGTGGTGGGGGCCGAATTCACCGGCACGTCGATCAGCACCAACGGCGACGGCGCCGATCTCACCGAGCACGGTCGCCGGCTGCTGGCCGCCAATCCGGACCTGAAATTCTTCAACGCGCAGCGCGGCTATCTACGGCTGACGGTGGAGAAATCCTTGTGCCGCACCGACTTCCGCGTCGTCCCCTACGTCACCCGCCCGGGCGCGCCGATAGACACGCGCGCGAGCTACATCGTGGAAGACGGAACCCCCGGCACCACCGAGGCCTGA
- a CDS encoding alpha/beta hydrolase, whose translation MTAARPLHPFDVDTTVGRIHGARAGAGPPLLLLHGLPQTHLMWSAVARQLADRYTVIATDLRGYGHSAAPESTDYSMRSLAAEQVEVMTRLGFDRFHVAGHDRGARCAYRMAIDHPERVRRLAVLDIIPTADAFDSADHRFALGFWVWSFLGAPAPIPERLLAGDPHSFVDHLLETWAAPGFTFPEDARAAYRAQFDDPARVHAICEQYRCAATTDTALDRADRPRRPIECPTLVLWSASGAVDQWYDPLAVWGRWAADVAGEALPGGHFLPEEVPDVVAEQFRAFFAEVPDSRPGAPQ comes from the coding sequence ATGACCGCTGCCCGCCCCCTGCACCCGTTCGACGTCGACACCACCGTGGGCCGGATCCACGGGGCGCGGGCCGGCGCGGGGCCGCCGCTGCTCCTGCTGCACGGCCTGCCGCAAACCCATCTGATGTGGTCCGCGGTCGCCCGGCAGCTCGCCGATCGGTACACCGTCATCGCCACCGACCTGCGCGGTTACGGCCACAGCGCCGCACCCGAGTCCACGGACTATTCGATGCGGTCGCTGGCGGCCGAACAGGTCGAGGTGATGACCCGGCTGGGTTTCGACCGATTCCACGTCGCGGGCCATGATCGTGGGGCGCGCTGCGCGTACCGGATGGCCATCGATCATCCCGAGCGGGTGCGGCGGCTGGCCGTGCTGGACATCATCCCGACCGCCGACGCCTTCGACAGCGCCGATCACCGGTTCGCCCTGGGCTTCTGGGTATGGAGCTTCCTCGGCGCGCCCGCGCCCATCCCCGAGCGTCTGCTCGCCGGGGACCCGCACTCGTTCGTCGACCATCTGCTGGAGACCTGGGCCGCCCCCGGCTTCACCTTCCCCGAGGACGCGCGCGCGGCCTACCGCGCCCAATTCGACGATCCGGCCCGCGTGCACGCCATCTGCGAGCAATACCGTTGCGCCGCAACCACGGACACCGCACTCGACCGGGCCGACCGTCCGCGTCGTCCGATCGAGTGCCCGACCCTCGTCCTGTGGAGCGCCTCGGGCGCGGTCGATCAGTGGTACGACCCGCTGGCGGTCTGGGGCCGGTGGGCCGCCGATGTCGCGGGCGAGGCGCTGCCGGGCGGTCATTTTCTCCCCGAAGAGGTTCCCGACGTGGTCGCCGAGCAGTTCCGGGCGTTCTTCGCCGAGGTACCGGACAGCCGTCCAGGGGCCCCTCAGTAA
- the ppnP gene encoding pyrimidine/purine nucleoside phosphorylase encodes MAQFENVSVAKKANVYFDGKCVSHALTLADGTSKSVGVILPATLTFTTGAPEIMELIEGECKVTLAGATEPVTYRGGESFEVPGDSSFQIEVLDTVHYVCHFG; translated from the coding sequence ATGGCGCAGTTCGAGAACGTCAGCGTGGCGAAGAAGGCCAACGTGTACTTCGACGGAAAGTGCGTCAGCCACGCGCTGACCCTGGCCGACGGCACCAGCAAGTCGGTCGGCGTCATCCTGCCCGCCACCCTCACGTTCACCACCGGCGCGCCGGAGATCATGGAGCTCATCGAGGGCGAGTGCAAGGTGACCCTGGCGGGCGCGACCGAGCCGGTCACCTACCGCGGCGGCGAATCGTTCGAGGTCCCGGGCGACAGCTCGTTCCAGATCGAGGTTCTCGACACCGTGCACTACGTCTGTCACTTCGGCTAG
- a CDS encoding WD40 repeat domain-containing protein, with protein sequence MKPANVAIALVSTTVLAAAVIFGVRMVVRSDEHVYSTALHYRGEIKDGHEFGLSPDGKAIYVVKNPLNSRVHNSVGFWEVAGLREFAVITCDNGERNFLGLQPDNVRALTVSPDGRELAVGGGCGARPGRDSFGESAIQIWNIENRFLIKTLRIDKFAVYSSIDYSGDGKMIYAVGTSQGRAAVDVWNVADSRRVARLSTEADGFVTSAAVSESGEYIATATGSESGKDGRVAIWDLRTYQRINGFDIHGIRKFVFHPNGRLLIAGANDSTIQIIDMQSKKTVRRMYVPLQCEHNRIDSIAVSPDGHTVVGAGYNMPAIFWSTADGKVRHTAPNQCRANDSESGYAGRLAFSRNGSLFAMQQAGVITLWHHERNPSG encoded by the coding sequence ATGAAGCCGGCGAACGTTGCCATCGCCCTGGTTTCTACCACCGTTTTGGCTGCCGCAGTGATTTTCGGCGTCCGGATGGTAGTGCGAAGTGACGAGCATGTGTACTCGACGGCCTTGCATTACCGCGGTGAGATCAAGGACGGACATGAATTCGGCCTCAGCCCGGACGGCAAAGCGATATATGTCGTAAAGAACCCGCTGAACTCGCGCGTCCACAATTCTGTCGGCTTCTGGGAGGTCGCCGGCTTGCGCGAGTTCGCTGTTATTACGTGCGACAACGGTGAGCGAAATTTTCTGGGTCTGCAACCCGATAATGTTCGAGCCCTGACGGTCAGTCCGGATGGGCGCGAGTTGGCTGTAGGCGGAGGCTGTGGAGCGCGTCCTGGGAGGGACAGCTTCGGAGAGAGCGCCATCCAGATATGGAATATCGAGAATCGCTTCTTGATCAAGACACTCCGGATCGATAAATTTGCCGTATATTCGAGCATCGATTATAGCGGTGACGGCAAGATGATCTACGCCGTGGGCACAAGCCAAGGACGTGCCGCCGTGGACGTCTGGAATGTCGCGGATTCGCGTCGTGTCGCACGGCTGAGCACCGAAGCCGATGGATTCGTGACGAGTGCCGCCGTTTCCGAAAGCGGCGAATATATTGCGACGGCTACCGGCTCGGAAAGCGGAAAAGACGGGCGCGTCGCGATATGGGATTTGCGGACATATCAGCGAATTAATGGATTCGATATCCATGGTATACGGAAATTTGTGTTCCATCCCAACGGAAGACTTCTCATCGCGGGCGCCAACGACTCCACCATTCAAATCATTGACATGCAGTCGAAAAAGACTGTTCGTAGAATGTATGTGCCGCTGCAATGCGAGCACAACCGTATCGACTCGATTGCCGTCAGTCCAGATGGTCATACAGTTGTCGGAGCTGGCTACAACATGCCGGCCATCTTCTGGTCTACGGCGGACGGTAAAGTCCGTCACACCGCCCCAAATCAATGTAGAGCCAATGATTCCGAATCTGGCTACGCTGGCCGCCTGGCATTCAGCCGCAACGGTTCGCTCTTCGCCATGCAGCAAGCCGGGGTTATCACACTTTGGCACCACGAGCGCAATCCGTCCGGGTAA
- a CDS encoding type 1 glutamine amidotransferase domain-containing protein, with the protein MSGRLENVRVLIITSNTGVERDELVVPLGQLRALGAQVIHAAPKNEGVRTFRHDTQPDEELQPDASLDDVQVGDFEVLVVPGGTVNADKLRLEERAVTLAKDFAAAGKPIAAICHGPWLLVEAGLVPGKTLTSYQSVRTDITNAGGKWVDESAVRSPEDGWMLITSRNPDDLGDFVEAISEVAESK; encoded by the coding sequence ATGTCGGGTCGGCTGGAAAATGTCCGGGTTCTGATCATCACCTCCAACACCGGGGTCGAGCGAGACGAGCTGGTGGTGCCGCTCGGGCAGCTGCGGGCGCTGGGCGCGCAGGTGATCCACGCGGCGCCGAAGAACGAAGGTGTGCGGACGTTCCGGCACGATACGCAGCCCGACGAGGAGCTGCAGCCGGACGCATCCCTCGACGACGTGCAGGTCGGCGATTTCGAAGTACTGGTGGTCCCCGGCGGCACGGTGAACGCCGACAAGCTGCGGCTCGAGGAGCGGGCGGTGACGCTGGCGAAGGATTTCGCCGCGGCCGGCAAGCCGATCGCGGCGATCTGCCACGGTCCGTGGCTGCTGGTGGAAGCGGGCCTGGTCCCGGGCAAGACGCTGACCTCGTATCAGTCGGTCCGCACGGACATCACCAATGCCGGCGGCAAGTGGGTGGACGAGTCCGCGGTGCGGTCGCCGGAGGACGGCTGGATGCTCATCACCTCCCGCAACCCCGACGACCTGGGCGATTTCGTCGAGGCCATCAGCGAAGTGGCGGAATCGAAGTAG